A segment of the Allosaccharopolyspora coralli genome:
ACCGAAGTTCCGGCGAAAGCGGCCAAGCGTCGGAGATCAGCCGCGGGAGGGTTGGCGACGTCGTGGTCTCCTCGGAGCGGTCGGCTTGCGACGTTGCCCCGGGATCGACCGATCGTCGCGCTCGGTTTCCTCCCGGTCTTCGTCTTCGTCGTCCTCGTCTCGCTCCTCGTCGTCCTCGTCGCGCTCGTCGTCGGACTCGTCCTCATCCTCGTCACGGTCTTCATAGTCGCCGTCGTCCGCGTCGAGACGTTCGTAGCCGGACTCGTCACCGTCGCTTTCGCGTCGGTCGGATTCTTCCTGCTCTGCCTGCACGACTTCATCGTGACTGCGCACCACTTCACCGTCGCGGACCTCGCCGCGCCATCCTTCGTCGGACGCCGCGCCGTTCATCATGATGTGGCGCCGGAAGTGCTTGAGATCCAGACGTGCCCGGCGAGAGGCCGCCCACCACAGGTTCGCGGTCTTTTCGAAGAAGCCCGCCGGGAAGTACTCGATGACCACGAGCACCTGGGTGAGGTTGTGGTCGAGTTCGTGGAACGTCACCACGCCCCGGGTACTGCCCTTGGATCCGTTGGAGACCCAGACGATGCGCTCGTCCGGCACCTGTTCCACCACTGTCGCCGTCCAACTGCGGTTCGACTTGGCGACCTTGACCTTCCAGTTCGTGGTCACCTCGTCCTCGGCATCGACGCCGACGACGCCACGCATCATCTCGGCGAACTCCGGGTAGAGCGTCCACTGGTTGTAGACCTGACGCAGCCCGACGCCGATCTTGACGTCCTCGACGATGTTGGTCAGCTTCGACCCGGTCGTCGCGCCGCCGGACGAACCCTGGCCACCGCCGGACGAACCCCGGTCGCTGTCGGGTGAACTCCGGTCATCGGATTCGGCTTCGTCGGCGTCCTTCACGGCACCGTCGCCATCGCGCTGCGCGGCACCGGGCCCGGTCCGAGACGCGGAGACCGGCCGTGGGTCCTCGAGCCTGGCCGCCACCTCCTCGAGCTTGTGGCCAGCTCCGGTGATCGTACGACGCACTTGGAACCGCAGGTACTTCTCGACCGCAGTGCGCAATTCCTCCCCCGGGGTCAGGTCGCCGTGCGGGTCACTGAACGGGTGCTGTGCCATCGCCTTCTCCTTCGACGCCGCGAGGCTCACTCGAACTCCGGCGCGTCGACGAGCCTCGACCGGATCCGGTAGTCGACTCGGACGTGCCGGTAGGTGACGTTGTTCTCGACGCTGTCGGGCAGGCCACGCCGAACGCTGCCCGACGCGGCCTCCCGCTCAGGATTCCCGGAGAATTCCACATGCGACTCCGGAGCCTCGGAGAAGCGCAGGTGCCCGGCGTCGACCCGTGCGACGAAGTCGATGTCCGGTCGCTTGGAGTGCGCGTTCATCGGGGTTGCTCCCTGCGCGAGGATCGCGGCCGCTGCGTCCGTTCCCCGGTACCCGGTCGCTTCTTGCGTTCACTCGCCCGTTCTTCGGACTGAGCGGCGCCACGGGGCGCCTTGCCTGCCGTGCTGCGTGCGGTGTCGCCGACGTCCTCGGCAACCTTGCGCGCCCCGCCAGCGGCGTCCTCGGTCGCACTCGCTGCGCCTTCACCTACATCGCCTGCCGCACTGCCCGCGCCCTCGCCGACGCTTTCAGTCGCACTGCCGGCGCCCTCGCCGACGCTCTCGGTCGCACTTCCGGCACCGCGACCCACGCTTTCCGTCGCGCTTCCGGCGCCCGACCCCACCTCGCGGACCGCGCTCCCTGCGCCCTCACCCAGACTTTCGGCGGCCTCCCCCGCGCCCGAACCGACCTCGCGAACAGCGCCCCCGGCACCCTCGCCGACCTCACGTGCCGCCGTTCCGAGACCGTGCGTCAGGTTCTCGAGGATCTGCGGGTTCCGGTCGATGGTCTTGAGGACGCGTTCCAGGATCCCGGCAACGTTGTCGAGGCGGACCTTCAGCAGGGCCTGCGCCTCGACACCCTTGATCTCCAACGCGACCCGACCGAGATGGACGTCCGCTCCGACGTTGAGCTTGACCAGGTCCAACACCTCGGCCTGCAACGACACCTTCGCCCGCAGGTCCTCGACTTCCAGGTTGATCTCGTCGACCCGCAGGTCGGGCACGTCGAGCAGGACGTCCG
Coding sequences within it:
- a CDS encoding SRPBCC family protein, which gives rise to MAQHPFSDPHGDLTPGEELRTAVEKYLRFQVRRTITGAGHKLEEVAARLEDPRPVSASRTGPGAAQRDGDGAVKDADEAESDDRSSPDSDRGSSGGGQGSSGGATTGSKLTNIVEDVKIGVGLRQVYNQWTLYPEFAEMMRGVVGVDAEDEVTTNWKVKVAKSNRSWTATVVEQVPDERIVWVSNGSKGSTRGVVTFHELDHNLTQVLVVIEYFPAGFFEKTANLWWAASRRARLDLKHFRRHIMMNGAASDEGWRGEVRDGEVVRSHDEVVQAEQEESDRRESDGDESGYERLDADDGDYEDRDEDEDESDDERDEDDEERDEDDEDEDREETERDDRSIPGQRRKPTAPRRPRRRQPSRG